From a single Papilio machaon chromosome 19, ilPapMach1.1, whole genome shotgun sequence genomic region:
- the LOC106715844 gene encoding glucose-1-phosphatase — MAGRRHEYVILLILVCLWNTIDGLKLEQVLILSRHNIRTPLTARLEDTTPYKWPQWKNEVGHLTDKGALLESYMAEYFAEWLNETGLLPRGCPTDDEVFVYANTKQRTRESARAFVRGAFGNCSISAYSIDSEDMDPVFNPILRDTSETTKQKITAEMIQKLKGLRLDAAYKELNDIIDLKNSDICKKDSFCDFLQGENEIVYVIGKEPNIVGPLATSNNVMDSFIMSYYEGMADEDVAWGKIVKPEQWALLSEIIRENQNVRFNSTSLARDVAKPLLKYIKTVFEHNPPRKVTVLFGHDSNLNSVMSALGFKYYELPHQYEATPPGGKIVFQKWRDEDTNRALLKINYVYQSTDQIRNASRLSLGRPPLWVRLELTECSADSNGFCPWDQFQKMLHAIEQF; from the coding sequence ATGGCGGGAAGACGACACGAATACgtgattttattgattcttgTTTGTTTATGGAATACAATAGACGGTCTCAAATTAGAGCAAGTTCTTATTCTGAGCAGACACAACATCAGGACCCCGCTCACCGCGAGGCTCGAGGACACGACTCCTTACAAATGGCCCCAGTGGAAAAATGAAGTCGGCCATTTGACAGACAAAGGCGCTCTACTGGAGAGTTACATGGCCGAATATTTTGCCGAATGGCTGAACGAGACGGGTCTACTCCCGCGAGGATGTCCTACAGATGACGAGGTTTTTGTTTATGCGAACACGAAGCAACGCACGCGAGAGTCGGCGCGCGCCTTCGTCCGCGGCGCGTTCGGAAACTGTAGCATCAGCGCGTACAGCATCGACTCCGAGGACATGGATCCCGTGTTCAATCCCATCCTACGTGACACTTCCGAGACCACCAAGCAGAAAATTACCGCCGAAATGATACAAAAATTGAAAGGATTGAGGCTCGACGCCGCTTACAAGGAATTAAACGATATcatcgatttgaaaaattctgaTATTTGTAAGAAAGATTCGTTTTGTGATTTCCTTCAAGGTGAAAATGAGATCGTGTATGTCATCGGAAAGGAACCTAATATTGTAGGACCGTTAGCGACGAGCAACAACGTAATGGATTCATTCATTATGAGTTACTACGAAGGCATGGCCGATGAGGATGTGGCGTGGGGCAAAATAGTTAAACCCGAGCAGTGGGCGCTGTTGTCCGAGATAATAAGAGAAAATCAAAACGTTCGCTTCAACAGCACCTCGCTCGCCAGGGATGTGGCGAAACctttattaaagtatataaaaacagTGTTTGAACATAACCCGCCTAGAAAAGTGACGGTGCTTTTCGGACACGATTCTAACCTGAACTCTGTCATGTCGGCTCTGGGCTTCAAGTATTACGAGCTGCCTCATCAGTATGAAGCCACGCCCCCTGGAGGGAAAATTGTTTTCCAGAAGTGGCGCGACGAGGACACAAATCGAgctttactaaaaataaactatgttTATCAATCGACAGATCAAATTCGCAATGCATCTCGTTTGTCGCTGGGCAGGCCACCGCTGTGGGTGCGGTTGGAGCTCACAGAGTGCAGCGCGGATAGCAACGGATTTTGTCCTTGGGATCAGTTTCAAAAAATGTTGCATGCCATAGAGCAATTTTAA
- the LOC106716084 gene encoding glucose-1-phosphatase isoform X1, whose amino-acid sequence MFTKLLLLVCALSLKPVESAYSLRQVVILSRHNVRTPLSKNLNELSPKPWPSWKVKSGYLTAKGAYLEGRMGQYFSAWLHKEGLLDGKCPTEELFYAYANAKQRTKASAKSFVEKAFPNCGIKVHFKGESDPVFNPVIHNTTAHFRNIALNEMEARLKHLTLNNSLIFIENILDYRDSEQCKVRKVCDLCADDNSIALNVGYKPNILGPLKVAKSAIDSFVMSYYEGFPMKDVAWDLISDNTQWQLIMAISKGYHDVIFNTTLVANDIASPLIKYMSDVFMNKKENPKVTLVMGHDANILTVLNSMNFKAFTLHKQFEKSPVGGKIVFQKWYDSDSKRNFLKVKYVYQSTQQLREGLDLTLESPPQFVQLELKSCKVDESGFCPWEDFIMFLKTLL is encoded by the coding sequence atgtttacaaaattactacTTCTTGTTTGTGCTTTATCTTTAAAACCGGTAGAGAGTGCATATTCATTGAGACAAGTTGTTATTTTAAGCAGGCATAATGTGCGAACGCCGttatctaaaaatttaaacgagTTAAGTCCCAAACCATGGCCGAGCTGGAAAGTAAAAAGTGGATACCTGACTGCCAAAGGTGCCTACTTGGAGGGCCGCATGGGTCAGTACTTCTCAGCCTGGTTACATAAGGAGGGGTTGCTGGATGGCAAATGTCCAACAGAAGAACTGTTCTATGCATATGCCAATGCAAAACAGAGAACAAAAGCTTCTGCAAAGTCATTTGTAGAGAAAGCATTTCCTAATTGTGGTATCAAAGTTCATTTTAAAGGTGAGTCAGATCCGGTGTTCAATCCTGTGATACACAACACTACTGCACATTTCAGGAACATCGCCCTTAACGAAATGGAGGCCCGACTCAAACATTTAACATTGAacaattcattaatatttatagaaaatattttagactaCAGAGATTCTGAGCAATGTAAAGTAAGAAAAGTATGTGACTTATGTGCAGATGATAATAGTATTGCATTAAATGTTGGCTACAAACCAAATATTTTGGGGCCTCTCAAAGTGGCCAAGTCGGCCATTGACTCTTTTGTGATGTCATATTATGAAGGGTTTCCAATGAAAGACGTGGCCTGGGATTTGATTAGTGACAACACACAGTGGCAGCTGATAATGGCGATAAGTAAGGGTTATCacgatgttatttttaacactacACTCGTTGCAAATGACATTGCCTCTCctcttataaaatacatgtcCGATGTATTTATGAACAAAAAGGAAAATCCAAAAGTGACATTAGTGATGGGACACGATGCAAACATTCTCACAGTATTAAATAGCATGAATTTCAAAGcttttacattacataaacaatttgaaaagagTCCAGTCGGAGGTAAAATTGTGTTTCAGAAATGGTATGACAGTGACAGTAAGAGgaactttttaaaagttaaatatgtttatcagTCGACTCAACAGCTGAGGGAGGGCTTGGATTTGACATTAGAAAGTCCTCCTCAATTTGTACAgttagaattaaaaagttgtaaagTTGATGAAAGTGGATTTTGCCCATGGGaagattttataatgtttttgaagACTTTATTATGA
- the LOC106716084 gene encoding glucose-1-phosphatase isoform X2 has translation MGQYFSAWLHKEGLLDGKCPTEELFYAYANAKQRTKASAKSFVEKAFPNCGIKVHFKGESDPVFNPVIHNTTAHFRNIALNEMEARLKHLTLNNSLIFIENILDYRDSEQCKVRKVCDLCADDNSIALNVGYKPNILGPLKVAKSAIDSFVMSYYEGFPMKDVAWDLISDNTQWQLIMAISKGYHDVIFNTTLVANDIASPLIKYMSDVFMNKKENPKVTLVMGHDANILTVLNSMNFKAFTLHKQFEKSPVGGKIVFQKWYDSDSKRNFLKVKYVYQSTQQLREGLDLTLESPPQFVQLELKSCKVDESGFCPWEDFIMFLKTLL, from the coding sequence ATGGGTCAGTACTTCTCAGCCTGGTTACATAAGGAGGGGTTGCTGGATGGCAAATGTCCAACAGAAGAACTGTTCTATGCATATGCCAATGCAAAACAGAGAACAAAAGCTTCTGCAAAGTCATTTGTAGAGAAAGCATTTCCTAATTGTGGTATCAAAGTTCATTTTAAAGGTGAGTCAGATCCGGTGTTCAATCCTGTGATACACAACACTACTGCACATTTCAGGAACATCGCCCTTAACGAAATGGAGGCCCGACTCAAACATTTAACATTGAacaattcattaatatttatagaaaatattttagactaCAGAGATTCTGAGCAATGTAAAGTAAGAAAAGTATGTGACTTATGTGCAGATGATAATAGTATTGCATTAAATGTTGGCTACAAACCAAATATTTTGGGGCCTCTCAAAGTGGCCAAGTCGGCCATTGACTCTTTTGTGATGTCATATTATGAAGGGTTTCCAATGAAAGACGTGGCCTGGGATTTGATTAGTGACAACACACAGTGGCAGCTGATAATGGCGATAAGTAAGGGTTATCacgatgttatttttaacactacACTCGTTGCAAATGACATTGCCTCTCctcttataaaatacatgtcCGATGTATTTATGAACAAAAAGGAAAATCCAAAAGTGACATTAGTGATGGGACACGATGCAAACATTCTCACAGTATTAAATAGCATGAATTTCAAAGcttttacattacataaacaatttgaaaagagTCCAGTCGGAGGTAAAATTGTGTTTCAGAAATGGTATGACAGTGACAGTAAGAGgaactttttaaaagttaaatatgtttatcagTCGACTCAACAGCTGAGGGAGGGCTTGGATTTGACATTAGAAAGTCCTCCTCAATTTGTACAgttagaattaaaaagttgtaaagTTGATGAAAGTGGATTTTGCCCATGGGaagattttataatgtttttgaagACTTTATTATGA
- the LOC106715869 gene encoding vacuolar protein sorting-associated protein 37A: protein MLPRSYYTEQDIRRRQIDTLKIFNANVTEIKENAEYRVGFPAEGRNMSLNIVLGPEFPNEKPAIFVNPVFSHPWIADNTNQVVGAPGLVNFTLHSDLGRVVQAITREFQRAVPAVSGQEDKSTDTSPQSQLSSQSAVFPELSELSIDELQEILENPDLQDKLLETNPQLVELDLETEEVMNRIEQIAQENIAKQQMLDDLKSEVIERISSIVQMKMHYEELNRKHQKLAEMYDPHRIRDCLKEAALKADEESEVIAEQFLLGNIPVETFVTRFAEKRALGQARRAREERLAHQLAQLHKATS, encoded by the exons ATGCTACCACGATCTTATTACACTGAACAAGACATACGAAGGCGACAAAttgatactttaaaaattttcaacgCTAACGTAACTGAAATAAAGGAAAATGCCGAGTACAGGGTGGGATTTCCTGCCGAAGGGAGAAATATGAGCTTGAATATTGTTCTGGGTCCGGAGTTTCCGAACGAAAAGCCCGCAATATTCGTAAACCCGGTGTTTTCTCATCCCTGGATAGCTGACAATACAAATCAAGTCGTCGGTGCACCTGGATTGGTTAATTTCACGCTGCACTCAGAcctag GGCGTGTTGTCCAAGCCATCACAAGGGAGTTCCAGAGAGCAGTACCTGCTGTGTCGGGCCAAGAGGACAAGTCCACAGACACCAGTCCACAGTCGCAGCTCAGCTCTCAATCCGCGGTGTTCCCTGAACTCTCTGAACTCAGCATTGATGAACTACAAGAGATATTGGAAAATCCTGATTTACAG GATAAACTACTGGAAACAAATCCACAGCTGGTGGAGTTAGATTTAGAGACAGAAGAGGTGATGAACAGGATAGAGCAAATAGCGCAGGAGAATATCGCCAAGCAGCAGATGCTGGACGATCTCAAGTCGGAGGTGATAGAGCGCATCTCCAGCATCGTGCAGATGAAGATGCACTATGAGGAGCTCAACAGGAAGCACCAGAAGCTGGCGGAGATGTACGACCCACACCGCATCCGCGACTGCCTAAAAGAGGCCGCACTGAAGGCCGATGAGGAGTCGGAGGTAATCGCAGAACAGTTCTTGTTag GCAACATTCCAGTAGAGACATTTGTGACGAGGTTTGCGGAGAAGCGAGCTCTGGGGCAAGCGCGGCGAGCGCGGGAGGAGCGGCTGGCACACCAGCTGGCTCAGCTGCACAAGGCCACCTCATAg